ccagtgggggaagcctgtactggaAGGGCCcgccctctagaagataattccaggtttggGGGGATCACCTCTCATATCAAGGTAGGGGAGAGGATGTTTGGAACATTCTGGAACAGTTTAAAACAGCTCGGACGTGAGAGGATGGGGAAAAGCCTGCAGTGATAAACCAGAAGGCTGTTAACACTGGCTTCCTGACAGTCACACCTCAGGGCTTTAGGGTGGGGAGCAAAGCCTTTCGACACAGAGACCATACAGACCCCTCGCCACATGGTCAGGCGCCATATGATGGAGATAGAATTGGACTTCACTCTATTCTAGTTGGACTGATTTGACCACCCTCGTAGAATGTGGGAGAGATCTACCATTCCTTTCTAAAATACCACATTAGCTGCCGGATAGAAGGCATTCCTGAACTGAAATTAGATGGGCTCATGGATGAACAGCAAACCAACGCTGGCCTCGCAGGTGGCCCTGGTCGCACCACGTGGCCCCCAGAACCTGTGACTGGGGCTCCACCGTTCCCCAGAGTTCCCCGGTGCTTGTTGCTGAGGCACGTCTGGCAGTCACAGGGAGGGCCACAGGGGCCGGGCCGGCCACAGCACGGCTCCACTCCTTGGGCCACGTGAGCGCCCCAGGTGTTGCTAGCCTGGCACTCTCAATAGGCCGAGACCTGCACGAGACAAATAGTCACTCGTTATGTGTGTGACTGCTGAGGACTCAAAGACAGAGGCTAAGCAGGCCCTGATGTTAAGggctccctcccatttcccttcatttctctgcACATCCGTCTTGTCCAGTACTCCGAAAAAACCCAGCAGCTTCTAGGATTGTGCACTCTGGGGTTCATCTGGAAGGAAAATATTCCCACCGACAGGTCAGACGTGTGAGAACAAGGTCACCTGAACAGCAGGAACCTGTGATTAACCGGCTGTGACGGAAACCCTGGAGAGGGCCCCCGGGCTGGAGCGGCGTCCTTGGATCAGGGCGCCCAGAGGTCTGTGGCCGGGGGAGGCGCAGGCGTCTGGACAGCCGGGCAGCCTCGGGCCTGGCGTGGGCGGCTGCCTCGGGCAGGTCCTCTGTGTGCCCGCGGTCTCGGAAGGCAGCGTGGTAACCGAATCCTGGCGTTTTTCTCACACTCCCCAAATGGCACAGTTGGAAACAAGTTATATGAAATGGAGTTACAAAAGGGACACGTTGGAAGAATAAAAAGATGGTCAATGTCTTCATATTTGGTTCGCCGGTGTCAAGTACATTTTCATGTGTGCGGAAATCCTTCAGTTAATACGTCACTGTTTGTAGATGGTTTCTgaatctctcccccaccccatcatgGGAAAGGCCCATTTACTAGCAACGGGAACATTACTATGACAGTACTGACAACCACCAACTCACATAGCAGTTACTACACACTCCGCGCTGGACTGAACGCTTTATACCAACCCAAAGGGCCCTGTCAGCCATCTCCGAAGTAGGCACTGTTTACGATTCctacttttaaaatgaggatgaGACACAGAGATTGCCTGGTTAGATTTGGGTTCCTTCTATCAACCCCTCGTgtaaccaataaattcaataaaaaagtaaaaaactacCCCCAGATGATATACTCGTCACTCTCTACACACACAAAGGGAAATACACCCATTCCGAGACACGCTCTCATACATGTTTCAATGTCATACAAGCAGCTGAAGGGGGAAGACCTGGTGGGCGGTGGGTGAGGCTGGTCCTGCCTCCCTGCAGGGGGGCatggaggggctgggctggaaatgtggcaggcccagccccagtTCACTTCCCTCCAAACAGGGACGATGTGGAAACTATAGTTCACTCATGTGCAAAGTTATACGGGTGACCAAGGCAAGCCAGGCAGCGTCCTATCAGCCATGTCAGCTCCCCCCAACACCCGCGAGGGGGGCGGGGTTGAGAGGATGGGGCGGAGCTCAGCGGGCACACGGAAATGCTCCCTGCAGGTAGTTTGCAAACCTCCAGGCGATGGAGAGGAGCTTCTGAGGCTTCACGCCATCTGTATCCGCTCGAGAGCCTGTGATGAATTATTGAGTGACCACGCAGAGGCTCACAGAATTCCCCTGGCCGGTTTAGCATTCAGAATATTGCCAGTCACTCAGGGGCTTCTGacatcatatattttcttttgtgtttattcttaacAACACGTTCATTTATACCCAAAAGTAATTCGTAAGGACAGAAGCACCAAGAATGTCGAAATGAAAGGTCCAACTTAATAAGGAGCACTAAGTAGTTGATAGTTCTGCAAAATCATCCAAAGATCCCTCCTCACTTGACATAAATTGCATTATCATTAATTATATGAAGTGCTGTGCAACTCCAaaaaaactgcattttttaaaaattttatttatttttagagagaagagaagggagggagagagggagagaaacatcaacatgtggctgcctcccacctgccccctaccggggacctggcccgcaacccaggcatgtgccctgactgggaatcaaaccggtgaccctttggttcacaggcccgagctcaatccattgagccacaacCACCAGGGCTAAAACTGCGTATTTTTACATTCAGATATACTGAATTTCACACTTAAAACGAGGCccactgtttatttttgttagaaCATTGctgaatttttttgtattttaaacatttttattctattacagttgtcccaatttttgtccattcattgaattttaaaataacccaTATTTGAATTTGGAAATAGACAATAAAACTAGTTTAATGTTTTTACAAattcataaattttgtttttgcaatTGGAATTTTGCTTCTAAATTAGATGAGGCTTCAGGCTGCTATTTGCAAATCACTGTCCAAAGATTAACAAATTATTGAttcggggtggtgaacacacagtacagtatgCAGATGTAGTGtggaactgtacacctgaaaccctgtcattttagtaaccaatgtcatcccagtaagttcaataaaaaataaaattaagccctggctggcatagctcagtggattgagtgcgggctgggaaccaaagtgtcccaggttcgattcccagccagggtacattcctgggttgcaggccatagcccccagcaaccgcacattgatgtttctctttccctccctctctctctctctctctctctctctctctctctctctctctctccccccccttccctctctaaaaataaataaataaagtctttaaaaaaattaaattaaattaaaactaacaCATCATGAGTAGATAATTTTTACTTCCAATAAGTGAAAATAACATCACGGGATGGACTCCTAAGTGTTGGTCTTTCAAGTTCTCAAATCATCTTGATACACTACACAAGAATAAGTAAatgcagccttggctggtgtagcttagtggattgagtgtgggtctgtaatccaaagggttaccggttcgattcccagtcagagcatgtacctgggttgcaggccaggtccccagtagggggtgtacgagaggcaaccacacataaagttaaaaaaaaaaaagtaaatgcaagTAATAATGGGCTGTAAGGAATTTCATTAATataagggaggagagaggacacaCAACTgcagaagaaataagaatgagGACGTTGTTAACTGACATCACTGGAGGTGTGGCCTGCACTGTTCCTGGCCCGTGGCTAAGGAAGCGCAGGAGCTGAGAGCACCTAGAAATTTTCTTATCAACTCAGCATTGGCGCAACCTCCAACCTTATGTTGCTCAAACCCAGTAACAACCTTGGGAATGTATTAAGAAGGATGCTGCTCATTTTGTGTTTCTAACAATTCAGTCTTAACATCTTTCACAAGACTACTGGCCCACGATGGATTGGAAATAAAAGACCTCCACCATGaacagtttgagaaacactggtgtaAAATTAACATTCAGGATTGGGGAATATAGCGGTTAATTCTGCCAGTTGCTGTGAGAAGCCAAGGAAATGAAGTTTCTTGCAATTCCTGGACTTGGCAGGAACGACTCGGCTGACCTTCGGACGTGCACTTTCAGAAGGACCTAGGTTCAAAGCCTGCGCCCCAGCTGATCAACTGTGAAACCACAGGCAAATGATTCAGGTTTCGGTTTCCTCCGTTGTGAATCACAGACACCCCTACCTAAACTGCTCTAAGGATGAAATGAGGACTAAATGAAGTGCTGAGTACAGTATTTTGAAATCTCAATCAAGTCCCTCCTACCCTGTAACTGCTGATTCAGCATGTGGCTCCCAACACCTCCCGGGCAGGAGGGACAAGGGTCTGAAGAACTCTGGGTCACAGAGGGGACCAGATCATCTCTCTGTGCTGCTTTAATGAGCAGCTTCTACTGCATCTGTGCTCCCTGCGTATCCAGCCCCGGCAGAGTGCCCAGCAGGCACTCAAGTATTTGTGAAACGAAGGGTTGCCTTCATCTTACTAAAAATGTTATTCCTCGCCAGTAGAAAGGCAAGGGCAGGGAAAGGAAGTGAGCTAGTGTACCTGCatctacataaaaacaaaacaaaacctttttaagAGGGCAAAtcaaatttagccctggctggcgtagctcagtggattgagcgggggctgagaaccaaagtgtcacaggttcgattcccagtcagggtacatgcctgggttgcaggccataacccccagcaaccgcacactgatgtctgtctctatctccctcccttccctctctaaaaataaattaaaataaaatcttaaaaaaaaaaagagggcaaaTTTATCATCAGAAATGGGTCTCCCCTTAAACAATTCTTTCCTGCTAAttcatagttttacattttagattATGTGCATTGTTAACAAAGACTAAGGAACAGGTACAACCTTGTGCAAATCAGTTTTTTAAGTATTTAGGAAGGGGAATATGTTCTGATTAAGAGTAAACTAAACACATCAGCTGAATGTAAAAATACCCTTACTTGTCCAGCACCACATGGTGCCTCTCTCTTCTATGCACTGAGACCAGTAGTAAAGGAAGTACAGTTTGGGGAAGTGAGACCTTGGGTATTTTCTAGTATCTGTGATCCAATACAGAGAAATAAGCACCTTGCTAAAATAACTTACTACAGAGCACTTCTATCGAAAACCTAAGGCTGCTTATGGACACTCGCCATGGAAAAGGGGAGAGCGAGGTAAGTCATGGACTGGCTCTTAAAACCTTCACCAGGAAATACCAGCTCTCCTCCCGTTTCATGGGCCTAAGCAAGTTCACTGGGCTTTGCGGTTGCATTCCGTGCGGCCGGAGAGCAGACTCGGAAACCCCGTGAGCAGCGCTGTTAACAATGACTACAGGCTCCCCAGATCATtcccgcccccctcctcccaaaACTTTGGCAATACTTGCTTCACCTCCCCCCACTCCGCcaaccttttaaaaacaagaatctGCATGTCCACAGGAATTAGCCAGAGGTAAGTATTACTTATAGTGCGTGGTAGCAGGAAGGGGGGACCGATGGTAGTTTTGAGCCAATGAGAAAGCGTGAAGTGTCCCCCGTCACTGTTGGTGCCCTGACCCCTTCTTGCAATTGGCAGTCACAATGAAGAGCTCCCTGTCGCTGCTTAATGGTGACAGGGTGGCGTTGCAAACTGGCCCAAACCTGCACTTCCGCTGCCTTTTCTAAGACACGAAGAAAGGAAGCTTCTCCAAACGCAAACCTACCCCCAGGCGTACCTAGCCCAGTTTCCCCACCAGCAACTGGGATGCCCACGGGGTGGCTCCTGATTGATGAGTCCCCTGCTCCTTTATGGACACCAAATCACGAAAAGTGGAagtctctcttccccactcagGCCCCCAACACTTCTACCACGCCTCTGAGGCTCTCCGGCATTGCTGGGGGCACACGTGGTCCTCAGCGTGACCCATCAATAGCAGCCTATGGCAGATGTGTGACATCTCTGGAAGGGAGCAGCTGGTCCCTGAGCCTGCAGGAAGCCTACTCAGGGGACCTACAGAGTCACCATGACTACAAGTCATAATGCAGAAACATTGTCAACAGCATAAATTCTTACATACGTATTCAAGTTAACAagcagtattttaataaaaagtactGCAGCAAGGTCACTGAGGGCCTTCCACAGAAGTgcaaaaagggttttttttatgCATGAAAATTTCATGTAAACAGAATTGGGAAGAGAAATGTCCTTTCAATATAGGACCCACCTGTTCCTGGCAGGTATGAGGCAGGTGCAAGTGCAAGCGTGTGCAGCGCCATGCAGCGCCTGTGGTGGCCTAGGCGTTAGTCTTGCAAATTCTAAAACACAGAGTAGTCTGATGACCCCAGCTGGTgaggcctcctcttcctctcgCACTCCTCAGCAGGCTAGATGCCTTAGGAAAGGTGTCACTTTTCTCAATGAAACTATATCCACAGAAATTTGACTCACCAATGAACTGATCAGAGAGTcattgagagaaagaaacagaaggcaCATTGCAAACAGCTCATTACGTTAAGACCGAAAGAAAGACAActtatgggtttttaaaattgttttatttgggAAAAGTGCTTCTTACAAAAGGGCAGCTGTAAAATTCAGAGACAACTGTTAACAATGACTTGTTTTCTCTTAAGGTAAAAGAGTGGGTGGGCCCCAAGGAACCGGAGCAGTAGCTGGGACAGCTCAGGAGCACCTCCAGGTGATGTCCAGGGCACAGAGCAACCCGAGGCAAGCTAAATTTCCCAATCAAGGAATTGTAACGATTCAGCTCGTCTCGTGGGTTACCGCCCCCCACTTCTAGCGGAAAAGCACGACTTATGACTGCAAACCAATGACTCCACTACAAGAAACACCTTAAAACATAGTCTGGAATCTCATCTGTCTACCTGCCAAACACAAGGATGGAATGAGGTCAATAcccacaaaacaaacacaaaaacccaCAACAAAACTCCCCGAACGGGGACAAAGGTTCGTCAGAAAGTGCCTGTACCGGAAAGGCGTAAGCGTTGAACACACCCGTGTGTCCCGGACCCAGTGTGCGTTAACAGGTGGGACAACCGGGCCGTTCTGACCTCTGTGGCCGAGCCCCCTTACTCACAGCCAGACAAGGCCAGCACTGCCCTCCCGACAGCCAGACACGCTGCTGTGCACCGCACCGCGCCGGGCCAGAGCCGCCACAGCAGGCTTCCTTGCTGTCCAGAGGGCCAAGAACACCGCGCCTACGCAGGGATGACCGGCCGGCCACACGCTCGCTTGCACACGTGCCGAGTCGGCCGGCTCCCAGGAGACAACTTCCAAATCTGCATTTCTTTTACGTGTCCTCACTGATTTTCCTAGCATAGCgtaaacacagtaaaaaaaatctcGAAACACATTCACACCTGGTTATGGTTACCCAGTAGTTTATTACTTGTGTGCAATTAAACCAGAGACCCAAACCACAGAACAAGTGcacggggcgggcgggggtgggggggagccgcAGGGAAGGGAACAGACatcaaaacacaggtgggagatTTCACCGGAAGCCTCAAGTATCTGCCTTCTCAGCCTGTGGCCGAAGGCCGCTCGCCGCAGTCCAGATCCTTCACCCGTCACCCCTATTCTCGGACACCAGAGTAGGGCCAACGGTGTGACTTCCGAACCCGGGGTCCTGGGAGTGAGTGCGGGCAGGTCCACCGACAGTGCCCTCCGGCTGCGTGAATCTGACCGAAAACAGATGCGACAAACCTACGCTGTCTGACAGTTAAATTCATGTTATGGAAAAAGAACTAACTTGAAggtttatttttgtaacttttttaacCAGAGAAAACAACATACTCCTTGGGGAAAGGTGAGGGGTCGAGAAGACAGGCCCTGGGTGGAAGTTACTCCGACAGCACCTGGAGTGGCTCGGCCCACCCGGGAGAGAACCGCGGGCCCCGCCCCGCTGCCCGGCCGGGGCTCGGCGGGCCCCTCCGTGCCGCACACCGCTGCTATAGGTCCGAGTCATAAAAGTCTTCCAGCTCATCCTGAAACAAGTCCCACTCGTCTTCAGAGTCTGTCAGGTCGTCGTCCCCACCTGCAGCCAAAAGCATAAGCAACATCTCGCCCAGCTCAAAGGTGACAACCTCTTCTTCATCGTGGTCAAAGGGGTTGCTGTTCTCTCTTTCCTCAATGAGCTCCCAGAAGTGGTTCCTTCGTTGGGCCTGTAAAAAACAAGGCCGTGATAGGCAGGGCACTGTCGAGCGGAATCTTCTAGTCTCTTGTTTCTAGGGCAACACGGCCAGCGCACCAGAGGGCGGACGAACCGGGCTTCTCACTTAGGGTCTCCACTTTACCAATGCCTCCCCTCAGGCTACGCGAGGCAAAAAGGTTTAGGCTAGCGCTTTAAGCATTCTAGTTTTTCCTTCCACGCCCCTCCCAGTTTTCTGAGGTTGGTGTCCTGCTTTAAGGCTCTAGCCTCGCTCCCAGACCTGAGCGttcatcttctccttcccctACACCCCAATCTGGGCGGGCCTCACCGGACAGCGTGGCATTtccccttctttaaaaaacaggGAGAGTTACCCGGTATCTGCTTGATGttcccactttctgtctctgtggctcCTCTCTACGGCCATCAGGGTACGCATGCTTGTAAAAACAGTTCCCTCCAAATGGGCAGCTCCCACGTCCTTCATCAAAATACCTGCACGCCTTGTTGCTGGAAAGGAAAACACCGCAACCCTTATTCACAGTGGATTTCAGGTGTGTAGGCGCCTACCGTCCAGGGCTTCCCTACACAGGGAGGGATGGAACCGGCACGTCAGCTCACAGCCCGCCCCACGGTGTGTTCCTAAAGGtctgtgtgctgctgctgctgctgctgctgctgctgcgtgaAGCGCCAACTAGAAACCGATACTCTGACCGAGGCTGGGCTGCTTAGCAGCTCTACCACCGCAGATCCAGCAGGGGGGAAACCTCCTAGGAAGCAAGCCCCCACGCGAGCATGAATACAGGACCACCTGTGACATGGACTCGGAGCAAGGCAGGGCCCAGGCACGGGGCTGCGGCCACCTGCAGTACAGGCTTCGTTATAACACGGTCCCTCGGCACGAGCCCCAGGGACTGTGTTATAGCGAGACACGTGGCGGTGTTACCGGGGGCGACGGAGCGCACTGTACCGGGAAGTAAGAGAAAGGGTAGGAAGGAGGTAGGAGTGCATAGTGCAGCACTGTTCTTTTCAAAGTGAACCCAAGCTCCGCTGGGATCGTAGCTTAAGAAAAGGCTGCAGTGCTCATACCTCATTGCCTCCTTGTATTTCTGAATGAgtttctgcttctcttctttctcctccacccAGTACTCACTTGGAATGACAAAGTTAGATGTGATCCGGCATTCGGGGCAGGACCTGGGAAACAATGAACAGGCTACAATGCAAATTCCCCTCCACAGGCCCACTCTTCGAGGACACACCCTGGTGTGTCCCCTCCAGATTTAAAGGCTCAACTGAAAGGCGAGTGGGCATCTCCTGAAAGGCCTCCAAGCTCTGCCACCACAACTGGCTACCCTTTCGAGGCAAGACAAACTCCTTTATATATAGATACGTACATATATATTCAATTCAGCGGCTAGCCAGTTCATTAAAAATGggacttgttttaaaaaaaaaataacaaaagaagacATTTCACACAGACTCCTTTTTCTTTcgttgaaataaatttatttcttgtaaCTTTGCTCTGTTTGGGTTATGTCGTTTTTGTTCGGTTATGAGAACAATCTGTAAAGGATGGTGGGCCATTGGCTAGCTTAATGGATGGAATAGGAAAGTGGAAGATGTAAAACGTCAGGGAACATACATTCAGAGCTACGTAACTTTGTTCACCGAGCCTCAGCAGGCTAATCCGTTCAACACAATCTCCTCGGAAAAAGCACGAAGATTCTACTAACTGATACATAGGGTTTCCTCATCCAAATAAAAGTAGATATACCAACTAACCTAGAAGCTAGctgaaatacaaagaagaaatccCAATTAGAAGAGTACCCCAGTTTCAAGGTAAAATGCATGCATTTAAATGCGGTCCATCGGGTTGAAAGTTGGCACAAGATACTAAATTCTTCCCCAAATAGAAAGCACAAACGAAGACTGGGGAGGAGTCTCACTTTATGATCTTGCTCTCAAATTGCTTAGCGCTCCTCCACTTGCGGATGCACTTGAGACAGTAGGTGTGGTTGCAGTTGGAGAGGATGCCGAAGCGGCGCTCGCTGGGGTTGGCTTTCTCGTAGACCACCTCCATGCAGATGCCACACACCTTGTCCTTGCTGCGCTGCACGGCGAACGAGAGCTCCATGTCCTTCTCATGGGCCTCGATGCAAGACTGACAAAAGCGGAGAGGCAAGAAGCGTGATCAAGTCACTGAGTGATACAGGACTTCACCTCGACAGTTAATGACTCGTGTCTAGAGAACCACGCAGTCAACTGAAAAGAGGATGTTCCCAATCTGACATTAAGAGCAACTttggcccaggctggtgtagctagtggactgagtgccgacctgGGAACCgcagggttgccggttcgattcccagtcaagacacatgccgatgggctgtgggcctggtccccagctgggggcgtgcgagaggcaaccaatcgatgtatctctctggcacattggtgtttctctccctccctcccctctcctctctctaaataaaaatcaccaaattTTCTCTATACTGTAGCTCAGCCCCTGCTGAAGTCCTCATTAAAAACAGTTGTTCTTGCCCTGGGTgctgtagcttagtggattgaacacaggctgcaaactaaagggccgccagttcgatccccagtcagggcgcaggccaggtccccagtgggggccatgtgagaagcaaccacacattgatacttctttctccttcccttcccctctccaaaaaaacataaaataaaaatatacccaaaaaccccccaaaacaaaacaaacaaaaaacagttgtTCATGctaagtttgatttttctggtttCTAGATGGAAAATGCAATTAGAATTAAGGCAATAATTTATAACCTGCCAGCAGATAATTTATTAGGTGAcagttatgtgccaggcacataaTTTGCACATAAGAAaagctttattgagacataattcacataccataattcattcatttaaagtgACAGTGAAATGGCCTTTGGTACACGCAGGGGTGTGCACCGCCATCATCAGCACTAAAAACATGTTCATGGTGTTGTGatggaagggtgggggggggggagtacaagggaactaaatggtactgggaaaaaatacagtaacgattacatttaaaaaacaaaccaaccattTTTATTACCCCACAAAGAGACCTCATACCCATGGTAGTCACTcattccccccaaccctccaggcCTCCGGCAACCACCCATCTGGAGTTGGCTTACTCAAACAATTCACATGAGCGCATAACCCTTGGTGACTGGCTTTGCACACTCGGCACAAACTCAAGGTCACCTGTGCAGTGGAACGTGCCAGTGTTCCCTTCTCACTATTGCTGAGTACCGCTCCCCTGCAGGGGCGGACCCCGGTCTAGTCACCCAGTCATCGGGGGGCcgtttcagtcacttccgcctTGGGGCTATTATGAGAAGTGCTCCCATGAACATTCACGTGCAAGTTTTTGTGCAGACATTACACAGACTTGATTTTAATTAAAGTACAGCTGACATAACACTGGATCACAAACTTTATCTGCAAGAAACACGTTAACTGTAGGAAAGGCAAAAAAACCGATAGAAAAGTCACCCACAATCCCACGTAACCACACTTCAGTGTGTTTCACCTTTCCTAAAGCTTTAGAAACAATGCTAAGAGGCAGGCATCACCACCCCTAACacacagagaagagacagaaaggagtTCAGCCTGCCCATGCACCTGCACGGCCGGCACCCCGGGAAGGCGGGGTGCAGATGATGCCTGTCTGAAACCAGGCTTCACCCCCCACGACCCAGTGAATCTTAATTAAATGGAGCTGATACTGATCACCAGCAACTTGCTCTAGTAAGTAAATACAGGGTGTGTCATACCACATCTTCCCAATAACAATAAGAACTTCATGCTGCAAAGGGGCTTCAAAACACAACCTGAAACCCTTGTCTGTAGCTTCTGGCAATGTAAGACGGGACGGTCACTGTGGAAGAAGTGTGACCGGCGCTCGAAATGTGAAGCACAGCCACTGGCcatgacccagcaagtccacttcAGGATACAGTGAAACGCACGTGCACAAAAACTTGCCAATGTGAACGTTCATGGTGTTAATAGCCCAAAGGTgtaacaatccaaatgtccatcagccaACAACAGAAAAAGAGTGAGGCCCGCCCACCCGGTGGGTTACTCTCCAGCTGGGAAAAGGGATGGACTCTGCGACGTGAATGGACCTTCACGCTACAATGTTGAAGCCAGGCGGGAAAGGCCGCACCCGACTCCACTGACGTGCAATGTCCAGGCTGGGCAAGTCCACGCCGACAGGAGACGGAGTACCCGTTGCCAGGGGCCAGAGAGGCACAGGAGGGACAGTAATGGAGCCAACACGTATGATgtcccctttcttttttcatcacctccattttctctcagtattttttatttattgattttatagagagaagaaaggaaagcaccAATTTCTtattccacttactgatgcattcactggttgattcttgtatgtgccctgaccggggatcaaacctacaaccttggcttatcaggacaatgttctaaccaactaagctacccgaCCAGGGCTGGGTATGAGGTTTCTttgggggatgatgaaaatgtcctAAATTTATGGTGATAATGGACACACAACTCTGTAAATACATTAAACTGAAAATAGGCATCTTAGaaaaactgttatttaaaaaaaaaaaaaaaaaaaaagaggaaaacggCACCTAGGGTGAGGTCCTTGATGTCCTGATAAAGCACTGAAGCCCAGGAAAGACAACACCCCTACTTACTGGTAAGTAACCCCTCAA
This sequence is a window from Phyllostomus discolor isolate MPI-MPIP mPhyDis1 chromosome 10, mPhyDis1.pri.v3, whole genome shotgun sequence. Protein-coding genes within it:
- the MKRN1 gene encoding E3 ubiquitin-protein ligase makorin-1 isoform X2, producing MAEAAAPGTTAKPSGAGAAAAAVAAGSPTPIPTVTSPSAGAGGGGGVGGGWTKQVTCRYEHSKPLKQEEATTADLTAKLSLAASSSLSSVVGPAVEMNPGEAESRSPNFATVGAGSEDWVNAIEFVPGQPYCGRTAPSCTEAPPQGSVTEEDSEKEKEPPAGHTEQQLCPYAAVGECRYGENCVYLHGDPCDLCGLQALHPVDAAQRSQHIKSCIEAHEKDMELSFAVQRSKDKVCGICMEVVYEKANPSERRFGILSNCNHTYCLKCIRKWRSAKQFESKIIKSCPECRITSNFVIPSEYWVEEKEEKQKLIQKYKEAMSNKACRYFDEGRGSCPFGGNCFYKHAYPDGRREEPQRQKVGTSSRYRAQRRNHFWELIEERENSNPFDHDEEEVVTFELGEMLLMLLAAGGDDDLTDSEDEWDLFQDELEDFYDSDL